The stretch of DNA TTGATCTCGGCCCCAATTCCATTGGTGACGATACCCGGGTCTTTGAAGTGCCTGAGGGCCATTATTTCATGATGGGCGATAATCGCGACAATTCGCTCGACAGCCGCTTCGGTGTTGGTTACGTGCCGTTCGAAAATCTGGTCGGACGCGCCAATATCATATTCTTCTCCATTGCCGACAAGGCCAGCCCGCTCGAAATCTGGAAATGGAACGAAGTGCGTGTCGGCCGTCTGTTCGATGCTGTGAACGGCGCGCCGCATACCGACGTCACCGGGAACTGAGATGGTTTCCGTAAAACACGCAGCCGGGATTCTCGAAGAGTATACCGGCCATCATTTTCTTGATCTCAAAAGGCTCGAGCGGGCACTGACCCATTCCAGCGTTCAGACGCCGGCTGGCGAGAACTACGAACGGCTGGAATTTCTGGGCGACCGTGTGTTGGGATTGAGCGTTGCCGAAATGCTGTTCGATGCCTTTCCTGATGCTTCCGAAGGCGAATTGTCGGTGCGTCTTAACGCATTGGTCAATGCCGAAACCTGCGCAGAAATTGCCGATCAGATGGAACTTGCGCGCTTTATTCATACCGGCTCCGATATCAAGTCACTGAACGACAAGCGGCTTTTGAATGTGCGCGCCGATGTGGTGGAAGCGCTGATCGCCACGATCTATCTCGACGGTGGTCTTGAGGCCGTGCGTCCTTTCGTCAAGCGTTACTGGCAGAAGCGTTCGCTTGAAACAGGGGCGGGACGGCGAGACGCCAAGACGGAATTACAGGAATGGGCGCATCAGCAGCGCAATGCGCATCCTGTATACAGCATTCTTGAGCGCACCGGCCCGGACCACGATCCATCCTTTACCGTTGAAGTGGTGGTTCAGGGCTTTGCGCCGGAAAAAGGCGAGGGGCGTTCCAAGCGGATTGCCGAACAAGGTGCTGCGGAAGCCATGCTTTATCGCGAAGGCATATGGAAGCGCGACGATTACGCATGATGTAATAATCCGCGTTTTTTTGATGGGTTTTGAGTTATATTCGATAAAAGCGGGAAATCCGCTAAACCGTCTGGCGTAGGGGGACGTCTTGCGGGCAACATGCCTGAAGGAAAAAGCATGAATAATCTCACCACACAAGCCGATGGTGAAATGCAAGCTGGTCAGACCCGCTCGGGATTTGTGGCACTGATCGGTGCGCCGAATGCGGGAAAATCCACGCTGGTCAACCAGCTTGTGGGAAGCAAGGTCTCCATCGTCACGCACAAGGTGCAGACCACACGCGCGCTGGTGCGCGGTATCTTTATCGAAGGTGATGCGCAAATCGTTCTGGTTGATACGCCGGGTATTTTCCGCCCCAAGCGCAGGCTCGACCGTGCTATGGTTACAACTGCCTGGGGTGGGGC from Brucella sp. BE17 encodes:
- the rnc gene encoding ribonuclease III, producing MVSVKHAAGILEEYTGHHFLDLKRLERALTHSSVQTPAGENYERLEFLGDRVLGLSVAEMLFDAFPDASEGELSVRLNALVNAETCAEIADQMELARFIHTGSDIKSLNDKRLLNVRADVVEALIATIYLDGGLEAVRPFVKRYWQKRSLETGAGRRDAKTELQEWAHQQRNAHPVYSILERTGPDHDPSFTVEVVVQGFAPEKGEGRSKRIAEQGAAEAMLYREGIWKRDDYA